Part of the Crossiella cryophila genome, ATCAACGGCATCGTCAACGATGCCAGCCGTGACCACCTGGTCAGGCAGGCACTCGAACAGCTCTCCGCTGGTGGAGGTCAGCCGTGAGCGACCTGCTCGTGCTTGTTTCGGGCGAGGCGGCCCGCCGCATGAAGGAAGGTGGTCAGTGGGGCCAGATCACCTTCCGGGTATCGGATCCGGACAACGTCGGCGCGGTGATCGCGGTGTCAGACGGCTCCAACCCGGTGATGCCCACCCCGCTGCACTCCACCAACCACTTCCTCAACGCCGGACACGCCCGAGGCCAGCACCGCTGGTACCGGGCCGCGCCCGAGCTGCACCTCTTGTGGTGGCATGCGAGGAACACCGGTCGCGAGGTCGCACTGGAGGTGTTCAAAGAGAAGGTCGCCGGCCGCTGGTTGAGCCCTTCGGCTGGCAGGAACTACGTGGCGCTGACCGTGGCCACGGAGGCACCGGCTGAGTACCCGGATATCAGCATCCCCGAGATGGTTGCCTGGTATGTCACTCCGGACGCCGCCTGCCCGGTAGCCATCGACGTGGTGTCCGCTGAGCACGGCTTTCCGCAGCTTGCTGGGCACTGGCCGACCACTCACTTGGCAGAGAGTTCGATCATGCTCGTCGGGGCGGGCAGCATCGGCGGAGCCGCCGCTCACGCCCTGGCCAGCTACGGTGTGGGTCGTCTCGTCCTCATCGACCCCGACCGCCTGCTCAGCCACAACGTGGTGCGCCACGTCTCCTCGGCCAAGCACGTCGGCAGGTTGAAGGTCGATGC contains:
- a CDS encoding ThiF family adenylyltransferase, with translation MSDLLVLVSGEAARRMKEGGQWGQITFRVSDPDNVGAVIAVSDGSNPVMPTPLHSTNHFLNAGHARGQHRWYRAAPELHLLWWHARNTGREVALEVFKEKVAGRWLSPSAGRNYVALTVATEAPAEYPDISIPEMVAWYVTPDAACPVAIDVVSAEHGFPQLAGHWPTTHLAESSIMLVGAGSIGGAAAHALASYGVGRLVLIDPDRLLSHNVVRHVSSAKHVGRLKVDAVKQELAEAWPATRVDTLPVDAIAAAHLIRPRLRHVDVVLCTADGVAARRVISHLARRARTDAVLACALQDGAIGEIIRLRPWSDHGCLTCHREALTARGAMDPEPALDLGYGTGTTHRPMTAVGGDLHLVAQVAAKTAVATVLERRGHPDQKLPGEHAILGLRPALGWAPPFDLNRSGDIRWLPHSPPHPGCPTCEEP